The following proteins are co-located in the Candidatus Cloacimonadota bacterium genome:
- the clpP gene encoding ATP-dependent Clp endopeptidase proteolytic subunit ClpP has protein sequence MPYVPIVVEQSGRTERAYDIYSRLLKDRIIFVGSVIDDNVANLVIAQLLHLEGEDPNKDIYMYINSPGGTVTAGLAIYDTMQYIKPSISTICIGQAASMGALLLAAGEPNKRFGLPNSRIMIHQPMGGVQGQATDIDIHAKEILYLKDRLNRILSKHTGQSLDKIVKDTDRNYFMNVEEAQKYGIIDDILVNRK, from the coding sequence ATGCCCTATGTCCCAATTGTAGTAGAACAGAGCGGGAGAACAGAACGAGCTTACGATATATATTCGAGGCTGTTAAAAGATAGAATAATCTTTGTAGGTTCTGTTATTGATGATAATGTAGCAAATCTCGTTATAGCACAATTGCTCCATTTGGAAGGAGAGGATCCCAATAAAGACATATATATGTATATAAATTCTCCGGGAGGAACTGTTACAGCCGGTTTAGCTATCTATGATACTATGCAGTATATAAAACCGTCAATAAGCACCATCTGTATTGGGCAAGCTGCATCTATGGGGGCTCTGTTATTAGCTGCCGGAGAACCGAACAAGAGATTTGGACTTCCAAATAGTAGGATTATGATCCATCAACCAATGGGTGGAGTGCAGGGACAAGCAACCGATATAGATATACATGCAAAAGAGATCCTCTATTTAAAAGATCGATTGAATAGAATTTTATCTAAACATACGGGTCAAAGTTTGGATAAGATAGTAAAAGACACAGACCGTAATTATTTCATGAATGTCGAAGAAGCTCAAAAATATGGGATCATCGATGACATTTTAGTTAATAGAAAATAG